A window of Candidatus Tectomicrobia bacterium genomic DNA:
CCCCCGAGCAGGCGGGCGAGGAGGTCGTCGGCGTCATCGACCTGGCCCACTTCATGCTCAAGACCTTCGGCTACGAGGATTTCCAGACCGAGCTCTCGGTGCACGACCCGGCCAATTTCGGGAAGTACGCCGGCGTCCCCGAGGACTGGGAGAAGGCCGAGGCCGCGCTGCGGGCGGCGCTCGAGAAGCGCGGCATCCCCTTCAAGCGCTACGAGGGAGAGGCCGCCTTCTACGGCCCCAAGATCGACATCAAGATGCTCGACGCCCTCGGGCGCGGCTGGCAGGGCCCCACCATCCAGTTCGACTTCAACCTCCCCAAGCGCTTCGACCTGAGCTACATCGGGCCGGACAGCCAGCGCCACCCCGTGGTGATGATCCACCGCACCGTGCTGGGCTCGATGGAACGCTTCGTCGGGGGGCTGGTCGAGCACTATGCCGGGGCGTTCCCCGCCTGGCTCGCCCCCGTGCAGGCGCGGGTGATGACGATCACCGACGCGCAGCTCCCCGCGGCGCGCGAGGTGGAGAAGCGGCTCCTGGCCGAGGGTGTCCGGGTCCACGGCGATTTCCGCAATGAAAAAATCGGTTATAAGATACGGGAGGCCCAGATGGAGAAAATCCCCTACATGCTGGTGATCGGCGCGCGCGAAGCGGAAGCAGGCCAAGTCTCGCTCCGGGTTCGGGGGGCGGGAGACGTGGGAGCCATCCCCGTGGAGGAGGCCGTCCGCCGCATCCGGGCCGACATCGCGGGGCGCAAGCTGGCGCCGGGGGGGATTTGATATGGGTTTGAGATTCCGCGGCAGGGACATCCGTCCGACCCAGACGGGGCCGCGCGTGAACGAGGACATCCGGGCGCGCGAGGTGCGCGTCATCGACGACGAGGGCGAGCAGCTCGGCGTCATGACCGTCCCGGACGCCATCCAGGCGGCCCAGGACCGCGAGCTCGACCTCGTCGAGGTGGCCCCGAACTCCGATCCGCCCGTCTGCAAGATCATGGACTTCGGGCGCTACAAGTATTCCCTCCAGAAGAAGGCCCAGGAGGCCAAGAAGCGCCAGAAGGTGGTCGAGCTCAAGGAAGTGAAGATGCGCATCAAGATCGAGGACCACGACTACAACATCAAGAAGAAGAACGCCGAGCGCTTCCTGCTCGACGGCAACAAAGCGAAGGTGACCATCATGTTCCGGGGCCGCGAGGTCACGCACCCGGACTTCGGGCGGCGGCTCCTCGACCGGCTGGCGAACGACCTGATCGAGATCGCCACGGTCGAGCAGACCCCTCTCCTCGAGGGCCGGAACATGGTGATGGTGCTGGCACCCAAACCGGGCGTCCGGCCGCCGGCCAAGCCGGCCGGCGCCCCGGCCACGGAGGCTCCCCCCAAGGCGGCGGACGAGGCCCCTCGGACACCCCTGGCCGATGCGATGGAGAAGGCGGGCGGCGCCCGCGAAGAGCGAGAAGAGGAGAAGGGAAGCCCAAATGCCTAAGCTCAAGACCAACCGGGGCGCGGCCAAGCGCTTCAAGTTCACGGGGAGCGGCAAGGCCAAGCGCAGCAAGGCCCACCACCGCCATATCCTCACCAAGAAGACCACCAAGCGGAAGCGCGGCCTCCGGCAGGGGGCGATCGTCGAGGGGGCGGACATGAAGGAGATCCGCAGGCTCCTCCCCTACGGCGGCTAGCCCGGCCGGGCGCCCTTCCGGGGGCTTGCGGAAGTCCCGCGGGGCGGGGTATAGTCCTCTCCCGGCCGGGAAAACGGCTGAAAACCCGCCGAAATCGCGGTCA
This region includes:
- a CDS encoding translation initiation factor IF-3: MGLRFRGRDIRPTQTGPRVNEDIRAREVRVIDDEGEQLGVMTVPDAIQAAQDRELDLVEVAPNSDPPVCKIMDFGRYKYSLQKKAQEAKKRQKVVELKEVKMRIKIEDHDYNIKKKNAERFLLDGNKAKVTIMFRGREVTHPDFGRRLLDRLANDLIEIATVEQTPLLEGRNMVMVLAPKPGVRPPAKPAGAPATEAPPKAADEAPRTPLADAMEKAGGAREEREEEKGSPNA
- the rpmI gene encoding 50S ribosomal protein L35; amino-acid sequence: MPKLKTNRGAAKRFKFTGSGKAKRSKAHHRHILTKKTTKRKRGLRQGAIVEGADMKEIRRLLPYGG